The following are from one region of the Sandaracinaceae bacterium genome:
- a CDS encoding mechanosensitive ion channel family protein — protein sequence MSISSPYDADLDATRVALEKVAGLVPGVLPEPAPQVFLAGLGGSTVNWQLRLWCTREDYWDVYQGAIREAKLQLEGTRIQTSRASTSSQT from the coding sequence GTGAGCATCAGCAGCCCCTACGACGCCGACCTCGACGCCACGCGCGTGGCCCTCGAGAAGGTGGCCGGCCTGGTGCCCGGGGTGCTGCCCGAGCCCGCTCCACAGGTGTTCCTGGCAGGCCTCGGGGGCAGCACGGTGAACTGGCAGCTGCGCCTCTGGTGCACGCGCGAGGACTACTGGGACGTGTACCAAGGCGCCATCCGGGAGGCTAAGCTGCAGCTGGAGGGCACCCGCATCCAGACCTCGCGAGCTAGTACCTCGTCGCAGACGTGA
- a CDS encoding mechanosensitive ion channel translates to MVSVGVACPGVFGVQTISFAGLIAAAGLAIGLALQGTLTNFASGVMLLIFRPFKVGDHVKVAGVDGVVEAIDLFTCEFKSSDNRRLIVPNNAIFGATIDNVTHFPERRT, encoded by the coding sequence TTGGTCAGCGTCGGGGTGGCCTGCCCGGGTGTCTTCGGCGTGCAGACCATCAGCTTCGCCGGCCTCATCGCGGCGGCCGGTCTGGCCATCGGCCTCGCGCTGCAGGGCACGCTCACCAACTTCGCGTCGGGCGTCATGCTGCTCATCTTCCGGCCCTTCAAGGTGGGCGACCACGTGAAGGTGGCCGGCGTGGACGGCGTGGTGGAGGCCATCGACCTCTTCACCTGCGAGTTCAAGTCGTCCGACAACCGCCGGCTGATCGTCCCCAACAACGCCATCTTCGGCGCCACCATCGACAACGTCACGCACTTCCCCGAGCGGCGGACGTGA